In Nitrosophilus labii, the following proteins share a genomic window:
- a CDS encoding ferredoxin--nitrite reductase has protein sequence MLKRLIEVKEKRSAKINKIEKIKAKLSPKKAYERLQELAKKGYEAISEEDKNIFLKYFGLFDKNEFTPKQFMLRVRIPGGILTPNQAKILGECAKEFGKDYIDLTTRMQVELRNLHIEDIGQIFEKLESVGITTYQTGIDNLRNIVTDPLDGLAMDNFLESHPTLLKLQELFLKKDEWIGTLPRKFNTSISGSVVNRCNVYGHDCCFVLAMKDGIYGYNVYLGGKVGKIAKSADIFLTQEEVVEFFENLINLYKEYGFRDNRNKNRLYFLIEAVGMENFIKALKEFSATDFQSAGETLCKMEHFDNNQGRVQLKDGSFALHSIVPGGIFSGTDMIEAANLAEEFGKDLRISVEQNLYITGVKNCEEVLNHNYFKKYKNIDSPFFNNLIACTGKNECNFGVIPNKPDAIEMAQFLSENIDANKAKVRMYWSGCVKGCGIHEFGDIGFVGAKAKVKGVVEFGVDILMGGSLTKSKEARTILKSVPLRFAKYLILELMEEFKTNRSKNENFETFFERVLNGFSSGAIAFLMKFNYYLKTKGVNYRFNLLKHKPIGRFEPLEIFDFGNEIYKELTANKAYLEVYNFWPIGSSKPVHPLKLNKNLPKEVADIVYKMVHPNIKERYQVFSEILKDIDLW, from the coding sequence ATGTTAAAAAGATTGATTGAAGTAAAAGAAAAAAGAAGCGCTAAAATAAACAAAATCGAAAAAATCAAAGCTAAATTGTCCCCAAAAAAGGCTTATGAAAGACTTCAAGAGCTTGCAAAAAAAGGATATGAAGCAATTAGCGAAGAAGATAAAAACATATTTTTGAAATATTTCGGCCTTTTTGACAAAAATGAGTTTACGCCTAAACAGTTTATGTTAAGAGTTAGAATCCCAGGAGGCATACTTACTCCTAACCAGGCAAAAATTTTAGGAGAGTGTGCTAAAGAGTTTGGAAAAGACTATATCGACCTTACCACAAGAATGCAAGTAGAACTTAGAAATCTACATATAGAAGATATTGGGCAAATTTTTGAAAAACTTGAAAGTGTTGGTATAACAACCTATCAAACAGGAATAGACAATTTAAGAAACATAGTCACCGACCCTCTTGATGGATTAGCTATGGATAACTTTTTGGAGAGCCACCCTACTCTTTTAAAACTTCAAGAACTTTTTTTGAAAAAGGATGAGTGGATAGGAACTCTTCCAAGAAAATTTAATACCTCTATAAGCGGAAGCGTAGTTAACAGATGTAATGTTTATGGACATGATTGCTGTTTTGTGTTAGCAATGAAAGATGGTATCTACGGATACAATGTCTATCTTGGAGGGAAAGTAGGTAAAATCGCAAAAAGTGCAGATATTTTTCTGACTCAAGAAGAGGTTGTAGAGTTTTTTGAAAATCTTATAAACCTTTATAAAGAGTACGGTTTTAGAGACAACAGAAACAAAAACAGGCTCTACTTTTTGATAGAAGCCGTAGGAATGGAAAATTTTATCAAAGCTCTAAAAGAGTTCAGCGCAACAGATTTCCAAAGCGCTGGAGAGACACTTTGTAAAATGGAGCATTTTGATAACAATCAAGGAAGAGTTCAGTTAAAAGACGGCTCTTTCGCTCTTCACTCAATAGTCCCAGGGGGTATATTTAGCGGTACCGATATGATAGAAGCGGCAAATTTAGCTGAGGAGTTCGGAAAAGACCTTAGAATATCGGTAGAACAAAATTTATATATCACTGGAGTAAAAAATTGTGAAGAAGTTTTAAACCACAACTATTTTAAAAAATATAAAAATATTGACTCTCCCTTTTTCAACAATCTTATCGCTTGCACCGGAAAAAACGAATGCAACTTTGGAGTAATACCAAATAAACCCGATGCTATAGAAATGGCACAATTTTTAAGCGAAAATATCGACGCAAACAAAGCAAAAGTTAGAATGTACTGGAGCGGCTGCGTAAAGGGATGCGGAATACATGAATTTGGAGATATAGGTTTTGTAGGAGCAAAAGCGAAAGTTAAAGGAGTAGTAGAGTTTGGCGTAGACATTTTGATGGGAGGAAGCCTGACAAAATCTAAAGAGGCTCGTACTATCTTAAAATCCGTTCCTTTGAGATTTGCTAAATACCTTATCTTGGAACTTATGGAAGAGTTTAAAACAAACAGAAGCAAAAACGAAAACTTCGAAACCTTTTTCGAAAGAGTCTTAAATGGATTTTCAAGCGGCGCGATAGCCTTTTTAATGAAGTTTAACTACTACCTTAAAACAAAAGGAGTAAATTATCGATTTAACCTATTAAAACATAAACCTATCGGCAGATTTGAGCCTTTGGAGATATTTGATTTTGGAAACGAGATATACAAAGAGTTAACGGCTAATAAAGCATATCTCGAGGTTTACAACTTTTGGCCTATTGGCTCATCCAAACCTGTTCATCCTTTAAAACTTAACAAAAATTTACCAAAAGAGGTAGCCGATATAGTATATAAAATGGTGCATCCAAACATAAAAGAGAGATATCAAGTGTTTAGCGAAATTTTAAAAGATATCGATTTGTGGTAA